From the Moorena sp. SIOASIH genome, the window TGGAACCTACTGAAAGTGAGTCGAAGGAGGAACTCGACCGTTTCTGTGATGCCATGATTGCTATCCGCCAGGAAATTAAAGCGATTGAATCGGGTCAGGTAGACCAAACGGACAATCAGCTGAAGAATGCTCCCCATACAGCAGAAGCCTTGATGGTCAGTGAATGGACTCATCCCTATACCCGTGAGGAAGCCGCATACCCGGCATCTTGGTTAAGGGAACACAAGTTTTGGCCTGTGGCAGGGCGCATTGATAATGCCTTTGGGGATAGGAATTTGGTTTGTTCTTGTGAGGGAATGGAGGCCTACATCTAACTCCAAAGTCAAGTTGGGAGTGTGGGGAGATGGGGAGATGGGGAGATGGGGAGATGGGAAAATCGGGAGATTTTTATTTAGGGTAATTATCCTGACATGATATAACTCGGTTATTAACGGGGGTTAGGGTGATTCCGACTCCCGACTCCCGACTCCCGACTCCCGATTCCCGATTCCCGATTCCCGACTCCCTACTCCCTACTCCCTACTCCCTACTCCCTACTGAGTATTAACGCGGTGAACCAAACACCTGCACCCAGTAGTGGCGATAGGGGCTGGAAGGATCGCTGACATAACCAAAGCCAATTTCTTGATACTGAGGCTTGAGTATATTACGGCGATGACCAGTGCTTCCCATCCATTGCCTAATGGTTTGAGCAGGAGTCGAGTAACCTGCAGCAATGTTTTCACCAACATAGGAATAGAGGTAACCTGCTGCCTTAGCGCGATCGCTTATTTTAGAACCATCAGAACCAGTATGACTGAAAAAACCATTGCGCACCATATCTTCAGCGTGTAGCTGTGCGGCTTGACTTAGCTCAGCAGAAAGCTGTAATGGTGGCAAGCCAGCTTTTCGCCGTTCAGCATTGGTTAGTCCAAGCAACTCAGTATTGAATTTAGCTAAGGATGAGCTACTGGTCACCACAGTTATCTGCTCCTGAGAACCTCTCTGGAGGGTGTTATTGGAATAAGTGTTAGCCACAACTGAGCTAGACTGAAGCGCTATTTCAGATAATCCGAGCAAAGTAAGCGGAGCAATTGCCCAAAAATGGATTCTATGCATAAATTACCTCATGGGTTAATATCTGCAACAGATCTGATGGCACCCGGTCGCCATTAAAATGGCGCTAGATAGATAGCTGAGGGGGTGACAACAAGGCTAAAAAGTAGACAGGGTGTGGGGTGTGGGGTGTGGGGTATGGGGAAAATAGAACCGAATTTGGAGTGACCCCAGCGATTTACTTGGGTCCGAAACCTGATTCAAGCGTCCCTACCAACGTGGCCAGCTCCTGATCTTCCCCTACACCCTTCACCCCACACCCCACACCCCACACCCAGTAAGGCTTTTAAGGCTGTTTGTCACCCCTTCAGGATAGATAGAGCAATCCTATTCAACTTTTCAAGGGGATTGCTTTATTTATCGACTAACTCGGAGCTGAAAAGGTTCCCTAGTTCTGAGGTTTATGGAAAATTTTACAGGGGAGGGTTTTTTTCGTTCGCGTAGCCTGGCCGAAAGGCCAATCGCGTAGCGTGACCTATTTGCCATCGCATTTTTATTCCTTGATTCTCATGCCTTTTTATAACTATTAATAGTTAAATATATGTAAGCTATCAGCTATTAGCTTTTGAAGAAAACACGTAACCATTGCTTTCATCTCTGTTACGTCAGCTGACTGCTGATAGCTGACCGCTGATAGCTTAATGCTTACACTTTTTAAAAATGGTTCTTCAGTACCTACTATGCTAAATTTCCAGTTAAAAAAACTCAGAAAGCTTGCTGAATAAGGGTTATAAGGCAATTTAACTAATAAAATTTTCCTTTATACTGCCTCTTTACCCTGCTCCGTTCGCGTAGCGTGGCCAACGGCCTCAGTCCCTGCTCCGTTCGCGTAGCGTGGCCAACGGCCTCAGTCCCTTTGCCAAAGTGTTTATTTAGCATAACAAGTACGGAAGAGCCTTAAAAATAACGTTTCTAGGAACGATGACGAATCACTCCCGGTAACTGGCGCAGCACATCATTTTTATATCCAGCGAATTTTTTAATAGCATCTTGATTGACAATATTCTTTTTAGGAAGATTAACAGTAATGGTTTCTTCCATTTGCCATGGATCAAAGTTTTGCCAGTTTTCAAAGTAGGCTTGCAAGTACAGCCAATAGGCTAGATCGAGCTGAGCATCGTATACAATCAGGATACATGGCATTGGTTCTTTTAACCATGGCTCTATGTCTGAGCGTCCTAGGGGAAAGCCTATGGTATCTTGGTCTGCGGCTAGCATGCTCAGAAAATCCGTTGCCTTTAGCTTGACGTGAATTTTACCATTTTCAAGTTCACAATTGGTATCATAGGTAAAGATAATCAAGTCAAAACCATAGGTATACCCAAGCTCAACTCGTTCTACGGAGTAACCACATAATAATACATATCTTTCCACATAATTGATACTGATATCAGCAATAATTTGTTCTCTCGGTCGTTTATTTTTATTCATTGACCGGAAGCAATAGAAATGGTTTACTCTATAGCTTACAGCAGTTTTCAATTGGGTCAGTACTTTCGTTCTGGGTTTTAGGGAGTAGGGAGTAGGGAGTAGGGAGTCGGGAGTCGGGAGTCGGGAGTCGGGAGTCGGGAGTGGTAAAAAATCCTGTTTACCTGTGTACTGTGTACCTGCATCGCTAAATAAAAGCGATCGCTTATCTATGGAGATACGCGATCGCTTTTAGTATTCAGAGATTATCCAATGAAAAATCCGATTTAAGCACCAGCTAGGACAAAATCTACTTCATCAGCTCCGCCAGTTTCATCTTGACCGGAGGTAATTTGTTCCCCATTCACTTCCACAGCGAAGGGTGTGCTGTCTAAATTGATATTGTA encodes:
- a CDS encoding CAP domain-containing protein, with amino-acid sequence MHRIHFWAIAPLTLLGLSEIALQSSSVVANTYSNNTLQRGSQEQITVVTSSSSLAKFNTELLGLTNAERRKAGLPPLQLSAELSQAAQLHAEDMVRNGFFSHTGSDGSKISDRAKAAGYLYSYVGENIAAGYSTPAQTIRQWMGSTGHRRNILKPQYQEIGFGYVSDPSSPYRHYWVQVFGSPR
- a CDS encoding DUF4365 domain-containing protein, which translates into the protein MNKNKRPREQIIADISINYVERYVLLCGYSVERVELGYTYGFDLIIFTYDTNCELENGKIHVKLKATDFLSMLAADQDTIGFPLGRSDIEPWLKEPMPCILIVYDAQLDLAYWLYLQAYFENWQNFDPWQMEETITVNLPKKNIVNQDAIKKFAGYKNDVLRQLPGVIRHRS